A region of Thiofilum sp. DNA encodes the following proteins:
- the truA gene encoding tRNA pseudouridine(38-40) synthase TruA, whose translation MRFAACVEYEGTHYCGWQILGHAPSVQEHVEQALSSIAAHPIQVTCSGRTDSGVHAVGQIIHFDTEAKRDPRGWLFGTNSKLPADIALRWVVPIEEDFHARFSAFARRYRYIILNRLARPGLFQNKTAWVYYPLDDQAMHQAAQVLLGEHDFSSFRAAGCQARHAMREIQELTIWRSGEMLYVDIKANAFLHHMVRNIVGSLLKVGTGEKPIEWIAELLALKDRTKAGMTAPPQGLYFVQAYYPERFQLPEPSNAPTLV comes from the coding sequence ATGAGATTTGCGGCTTGTGTGGAGTATGAGGGAACCCATTATTGTGGTTGGCAGATTTTAGGTCATGCACCTTCCGTACAGGAGCATGTGGAGCAAGCGCTGTCTAGCATTGCCGCGCATCCCATCCAAGTCACTTGCTCTGGGCGTACCGATAGCGGTGTGCATGCGGTAGGGCAGATTATCCATTTTGATACTGAGGCGAAGCGTGACCCGCGCGGTTGGTTATTTGGGACTAATTCTAAATTGCCTGCCGATATTGCGCTGCGTTGGGTTGTACCTATTGAAGAAGATTTTCATGCTCGCTTTTCAGCGTTTGCCAGACGCTATCGGTATATTATTTTAAATCGTTTAGCGCGTCCGGGTTTATTCCAAAATAAAACGGCGTGGGTGTATTACCCACTCGATGATCAAGCCATGCATCAAGCGGCTCAAGTCTTATTAGGTGAGCATGATTTTTCTAGCTTTCGTGCGGCTGGATGTCAAGCCCGCCATGCCATGCGTGAAATTCAAGAGTTAACCATTTGGCGCTCAGGTGAAATGCTGTATGTGGATATTAAAGCTAATGCCTTTTTACATCATATGGTGCGCAATATTGTTGGGTCATTATTAAAAGTCGGTACGGGTGAAAAACCGATTGAATGGATAGCCGAGTTATTAGCTTTAAAAGATCGTACTAAGGCAGGAATGACAGCTCCTCCTCAAGGGCTGTATTTTGTGCAAGCTTACTATCCAGAACGCTTTCAATTACCAGAGCCGAGTAATGCACCTACGTTGGTTTAG
- a CDS encoding RnfH family protein yields MKPMESPNTPALIPIEVIYALPHEQVLLTANLPEGSTIAEGIKASKVLERYPELKLDTLKVGIFSKLATLDTPLRARDRIEIYRPLIADPKEVRKQRAAEGKKMKKGASETENSEG; encoded by the coding sequence ATGAAACCTATGGAAAGTCCTAATACTCCCGCCCTCATTCCTATTGAGGTGATTTATGCCCTGCCTCACGAGCAAGTATTACTCACCGCTAATTTACCGGAAGGGAGTACTATTGCTGAGGGTATCAAAGCATCTAAAGTGTTAGAGCGTTATCCAGAGCTGAAGCTAGACACTCTCAAAGTGGGTATTTTTAGTAAGCTAGCTACCCTAGATACTCCACTAAGAGCGCGAGATCGTATTGAAATCTATCGCCCGCTCATCGCTGATCCTAAAGAGGTGCGTAAACAACGTGCAGCGGAAGGCAAGAAAATGAAAAAAGGTGCTAGCGAAACAGAAAACTCGGAAGGCTAG
- a CDS encoding toprim domain-containing protein: MNYIPSYYESLDNLKTTMHNLLGFAPPALVDSGALIRFDTDKPRNKAGWYVLHRLSIGGLVATFGDWKQGISHKWTSYTKSDLSPKEREAIRQARLKQAAILKAETERNHETARLKAVDRWTKSPPASTAHPYLMRKQVGAYGIKQSGNLLLIPLMDAAGYLRNLQTIAPDGTKRFLKGGIKRGMFAPLGTLRGANHAYLCEGYATGASIYEAYQAPVICALDAGNLLPVAQAIRAKCLDLPLILVADNDRATAQKTGVNIGITKAQAVAESVPLVTVQIPYFEDSAPLDLSDFNDAVNYYRTQDKPKID; this comes from the coding sequence ATGAATTATATACCTTCTTATTACGAAAGTCTCGACAATCTAAAAACCACTATGCACAACCTATTAGGTTTTGCGCCCCCTGCATTAGTGGATAGTGGGGCATTAATCCGCTTTGACACCGACAAGCCACGCAATAAAGCCGGATGGTACGTACTCCACCGCTTGAGTATAGGCGGACTGGTCGCCACCTTTGGTGATTGGAAGCAAGGTATTAGCCATAAGTGGACCAGCTACACCAAAAGCGATTTAAGCCCTAAGGAACGGGAAGCCATACGCCAAGCCCGACTAAAACAAGCCGCAATCCTCAAAGCTGAAACGGAACGTAACCACGAAACCGCAAGGCTTAAAGCCGTGGATAGGTGGACTAAATCCCCACCCGCTAGCACTGCACACCCGTACTTAATGCGCAAGCAAGTAGGGGCGTATGGGATAAAGCAATCAGGCAACCTACTGTTAATCCCTCTTATGGATGCAGCCGGATACTTGCGTAACCTCCAAACCATTGCACCGGATGGAACAAAGCGCTTTTTAAAAGGCGGTATCAAGCGCGGCATGTTTGCCCCACTAGGTACATTAAGAGGTGCTAACCATGCGTATCTATGCGAGGGATACGCCACGGGTGCAAGCATCTATGAAGCCTATCAAGCCCCTGTTATTTGCGCCTTGGATGCAGGAAACCTGCTACCCGTAGCGCAAGCAATACGCGCCAAATGCCTAGACCTCCCTCTTATCTTGGTAGCCGATAACGACCGCGCCACCGCTCAAAAGACAGGCGTTAATATAGGTATCACCAAAGCCCAAGCCGTAGCCGAATCAGTGCCCCTAGTCACCGTACAAATACCCTACTTTGAGGATAGCGCCCCCCTCGACCTCTCAGACTTTAACGATGCCGTGAACTACTACCGCACCCAAGACAAGCCAAAAATCGATTAA
- a CDS encoding GatB/YqeY domain-containing protein — MSLKTQLTDDMKAAMRAQDKARLGAIRLILAAVKQQEVDTRTEQSDSDIIATLTKMVKQRRDSISQFSAANRMDLVAQEQTELDVIQQYLPQALSEAEVAALISQAIQETGAATAQEMGKVMNWLKPKVQGRTDMGKLSGLIKAQLSA; from the coding sequence ATGTCACTTAAGACTCAATTGACAGACGACATGAAAGCAGCCATGCGTGCTCAAGATAAAGCACGCTTGGGGGCTATTCGTCTGATTCTCGCAGCGGTCAAACAACAAGAAGTTGATACCCGCACCGAACAAAGCGATAGCGATATTATTGCCACTCTGACTAAGATGGTGAAACAACGTCGTGATTCGATTAGCCAATTTAGCGCTGCTAACCGCATGGATCTTGTGGCTCAAGAGCAAACTGAGCTGGATGTGATCCAACAGTATTTACCCCAAGCCCTGAGCGAGGCAGAAGTAGCCGCCTTGATTAGCCAAGCTATTCAAGAAACAGGTGCTGCAACCGCTCAAGAAATGGGCAAAGTCATGAACTGGCTGAAACCCAAGGTACAAGGGCGTACCGATATGGGTAAACTTAGCGGCTTAATTAAAGCGCAACTCAGCGCCTAA
- a CDS encoding type II toxin-antitoxin system RatA family toxin — protein sequence MAQISRSALVPYSPEQMYRLVDNISQYPQFLPWCGQAQEYERSAEMVKASVEIAKGAITKSFTTLNRLQPYHSIEMSLVDGPFKHLHGFWRFTPLDTACKVSFDLEFEFSNKLVAFAIGPIFNQVANTLVDSFVKRAHETYGKS from the coding sequence ATGGCGCAGATTAGTCGCAGTGCTTTAGTCCCTTACAGCCCTGAGCAAATGTACCGCTTAGTGGATAATATTAGTCAGTATCCGCAATTTTTACCGTGGTGTGGGCAAGCTCAGGAATACGAACGTAGTGCTGAGATGGTAAAAGCCAGTGTCGAAATCGCCAAAGGTGCTATCACTAAGAGCTTCACCACGCTGAATCGACTCCAACCCTATCACAGTATCGAGATGTCTTTAGTCGATGGTCCCTTTAAACACTTACATGGGTTTTGGCGCTTTACTCCTCTAGATACGGCGTGCAAGGTCTCTTTTGATTTAGAATTTGAGTTTTCTAATAAACTCGTAGCCTTTGCTATTGGCCCTATTTTTAATCAAGTAGCGAATACGCTAGTGGATTCATTCGTAAAAAGAGCACATGAAACCTATGGAAAGTCCTAA
- a CDS encoding Arc family DNA-binding protein, with protein sequence MGKQDDFFRTQIRIPTTIYEAIRLSAEESGRSINAEMVYLMSLGLGIKEPAQDMAEQRIRALIKEELAKAGKG encoded by the coding sequence ATGGGTAAACAGGACGATTTCTTTAGAACACAGATAAGAATACCTACAACAATTTATGAGGCTATACGCTTATCAGCAGAAGAAAGCGGTAGGAGTATTAATGCTGAAATGGTTTACCTAATGTCTCTAGGTCTAGGGATTAAAGAGCCTGCTCAAGATATGGCAGAACAGCGTATTCGTGCATTAATCAAAGAAGAACTAGCCAAAGCAGGCAAAGGGTAG
- the smpB gene encoding SsrA-binding protein SmpB has protein sequence MAKQKKKSSAGSNTIALNKQARFNYSIESTYEAGVALEGWEVKSIRDGRVQLQDSYVIFRNGNAYLFAALITPLLSASTHIIPNAFRDRQLLLHRREIDKLMGSVDRKGYTVVPIAMYWKNNRVKVEIGLGKGKQEHDKRDTEKDRDWGREKERLMKHSTR, from the coding sequence ATGGCTAAACAAAAGAAAAAATCTTCCGCCGGAAGTAATACGATTGCGCTCAATAAGCAAGCTCGCTTTAATTATTCGATTGAAAGCACCTATGAGGCAGGTGTTGCTTTAGAGGGTTGGGAAGTAAAAAGTATTCGGGACGGGCGCGTACAGTTGCAGGATAGCTATGTGATCTTCCGCAATGGTAACGCCTATTTATTTGCAGCCCTCATCACACCGCTCTTATCCGCCTCGACTCATATCATCCCTAATGCATTTCGTGATCGGCAGCTCCTATTGCATCGGCGTGAAATCGATAAACTCATGGGGTCTGTAGATCGTAAAGGCTATACCGTCGTACCGATTGCGATGTATTGGAAAAATAATCGGGTAAAAGTCGAAATCGGTCTAGGCAAGGGTAAACAAGAACACGACAAACGCGATACTGAAAAAGATCGTGATTGGGGACGTGAGAAAGAGCGCCTGATGAAACATAGTACGCGTTAA
- a CDS encoding DUF927 domain-containing protein, protein MTTNKQHKAPVIPMTTFKTDKPHTKTVQGDTGTFFVKEDGIYFAGFAKEGTPPTEKRICSKLDVLASTCDESSHNHGVLLKWKDNRNVTHQWAMPKAFLAGETKDAVKPLYAGGLDIKAGRGNNQKIVEYIQSATPHQWLTCVSKTGWTNGVYVTANKVYGQEADKYILQSESITTSATNQTTTLGTLEEWQAHISRYAVGNDRLLLAICAAFAGALKKFSDVGNVILHFHGNSTDGKTTAARCAVSVLGSPDNLQLWKATANGLESIAVKYNDSLLALDELRQASPKEVGDIVYMLGNGRGKVRADKGGNAREAATWNVIGLSTGEITLSDYLKSEGKEVYAGQELRLLNIPSHAGAGFGVFTTLHGFSHSADLANHLNASIHKYYGVAGDAWLERITQDVDTLSAQVPSAITQFVASLGTISNQAKRAARAFGLLATAGELATSYGITGWREGEATQACKTLFNVWLQGFGTGNREEEQIYKAAVDFIQKNPNRFHLIYRPKDVNGVFYPNAEYQLNQTQYLHNRVGFQKDGTYYVLLAQMKELALHSAYDSKAILKVLKARGFFVGDTSKPLRVTTFDNPIKVWEVSKDVLNAE, encoded by the coding sequence ATGACGACTAATAAACAACACAAAGCGCCTGTTATTCCCATGACGACCTTTAAAACCGATAAGCCTCACACCAAGACCGTGCAAGGGGACACAGGCACGTTTTTTGTAAAAGAGGACGGTATCTATTTTGCTGGATTCGCTAAGGAAGGAACGCCACCAACAGAGAAACGTATTTGCTCTAAGCTAGACGTGTTAGCGAGTACCTGTGACGAAAGCAGCCATAATCACGGGGTACTATTGAAATGGAAGGATAACCGGAACGTCACGCATCAATGGGCTATGCCTAAAGCTTTTCTTGCTGGAGAAACCAAAGACGCAGTAAAACCACTTTACGCTGGTGGCTTAGACATTAAGGCAGGTAGAGGCAATAATCAAAAGATAGTTGAATATATCCAGTCGGCTACCCCTCACCAATGGCTAACGTGTGTAAGCAAAACGGGCTGGACTAATGGCGTTTATGTCACCGCTAATAAGGTTTATGGGCAAGAAGCTGATAAGTACATTCTGCAATCTGAAAGCATTACTACCAGCGCTACTAATCAGACCACCACACTAGGCACACTCGAAGAATGGCAAGCCCATATAAGCCGTTATGCAGTGGGTAATGATAGGTTACTACTCGCAATCTGTGCAGCTTTTGCGGGTGCGCTTAAGAAGTTTAGTGACGTAGGGAACGTGATTTTACATTTTCACGGGAACAGCACCGACGGCAAAACAACAGCCGCTAGATGCGCGGTTAGTGTGTTGGGTAGTCCCGACAATTTGCAACTATGGAAAGCTACAGCTAACGGACTCGAAAGCATAGCCGTTAAATACAATGATAGTTTGCTGGCACTGGATGAACTCAGACAAGCAAGCCCTAAAGAAGTAGGCGACATTGTGTATATGCTAGGCAATGGACGCGGGAAAGTGCGAGCTGATAAAGGCGGTAATGCAAGGGAAGCCGCAACATGGAACGTGATAGGACTATCAACGGGTGAAATCACGTTAAGCGACTATTTAAAAAGTGAAGGTAAAGAAGTCTATGCAGGGCAAGAACTACGCTTGCTCAATATCCCTAGCCATGCGGGGGCGGGTTTTGGTGTGTTTACTACGCTGCACGGGTTTAGTCATTCGGCTGATTTAGCTAACCATTTAAATGCTAGCATCCATAAATATTATGGTGTAGCGGGTGACGCATGGTTAGAGCGTATTACTCAAGACGTTGACACCTTAAGCGCTCAAGTACCGAGTGCTATCACTCAATTTGTAGCGTCTCTAGGCACTATCAGCAATCAAGCGAAACGTGCAGCGCGTGCTTTTGGGCTACTGGCAACCGCTGGAGAGTTAGCCACCTCTTACGGTATTACCGGATGGAGGGAGGGAGAGGCAACACAGGCTTGCAAAACCCTGTTTAATGTTTGGTTGCAGGGCTTTGGTACTGGCAATCGTGAAGAAGAACAGATTTACAAGGCAGCCGTCGACTTTATCCAAAAGAATCCTAATCGCTTCCACCTCATTTATAGACCTAAAGATGTTAACGGTGTGTTTTATCCCAATGCTGAGTATCAATTAAACCAGACTCAATACTTGCATAACCGAGTAGGCTTTCAGAAAGACGGTACTTATTACGTACTACTCGCTCAAATGAAAGAACTTGCCCTTCATTCCGCCTATGACTCTAAAGCTATTCTAAAGGTGCTTAAAGCGCGTGGTTTTTTTGTAGGCGATACCTCTAAACCGCTAAGAGTAACAACTTTTGACAACCCAATTAAGGTGTGGGAAGTGTCAAAGGATGTTCTAAATGCTGAATAA
- the rpsU gene encoding 30S ribosomal protein S21, whose amino-acid sequence MPSVKVRESEPFEVALRRFKRTCEKAGVVAEVRSREFYEKPTAIRKRERAAAVKRNLKRISRDLNRRVRLY is encoded by the coding sequence ATGCCAAGCGTAAAAGTAAGAGAATCAGAGCCATTTGAAGTGGCACTCCGCCGTTTTAAACGCACTTGCGAAAAAGCAGGTGTTGTTGCTGAAGTTCGTAGCCGCGAATTTTATGAAAAACCTACAGCGATCCGTAAACGTGAACGCGCTGCTGCGGTCAAACGCAATCTAAAGCGTATTTCTCGTGATTTAAATCGTCGGGTTCGCTTGTACTAA
- the hemE gene encoding uroporphyrinogen decarboxylase, with amino-acid sequence MKPMNDRFLRALLRQPVDTTPLWIMRQAGRYLPEYRATRARAGSFMDLCKNPELACEVTLQPLERFDLDAAILFSDILTVPDAMGLGLYFSEGEGPRFERPVQTEAAIQALSIPDPELELGYVMDAVRTIRKALNNRIPLIGFSGSPWTLATYMVEGGSSKEYGKVKGLLYDNPKAMHLLLDKLADSVTSYLNAQIAAGAQAAMIFDTWGGTLTPSTYQEFSLRYMEKIVKNLTRTVDGETIPVILFTKGGMQWLETIAATGCDALGLDWTINIGEAHQRVGSKVALQGNMDPCVLYASPETIRAQVKQIISDFPAPTGHVFNLGHGIHQHINPDHVKVLVDAVHEFGRVGKTLN; translated from the coding sequence ATGAAACCTATGAATGATCGTTTCTTGCGTGCTCTGCTGCGCCAACCTGTCGATACCACGCCTTTGTGGATTATGCGCCAAGCAGGACGTTATTTACCCGAATATCGTGCTACTCGTGCGCGAGCGGGTAGTTTTATGGATTTATGCAAAAATCCAGAGCTAGCCTGTGAGGTCACGCTCCAACCGCTAGAACGTTTTGATTTAGACGCGGCGATTCTATTCTCTGACATTCTCACCGTTCCCGACGCTATGGGGTTGGGTTTATATTTTTCCGAAGGTGAAGGTCCACGCTTTGAGCGCCCCGTACAAACTGAAGCCGCGATTCAAGCCTTAAGTATTCCCGACCCCGAATTAGAGCTAGGCTATGTGATGGATGCAGTACGCACCATTCGTAAAGCACTGAATAATCGCATCCCGCTGATTGGCTTTTCCGGTAGCCCTTGGACACTAGCGACTTATATGGTTGAAGGGGGTTCGAGTAAAGAGTATGGCAAAGTCAAAGGCTTACTCTATGACAATCCTAAAGCTATGCATTTATTGCTGGATAAGTTAGCGGACAGTGTGACCAGTTATCTCAATGCCCAAATTGCAGCCGGTGCACAAGCGGCAATGATTTTTGATACTTGGGGTGGAACCTTAACACCGAGCACTTATCAAGAGTTCTCCCTACGCTATATGGAAAAGATTGTTAAAAACCTCACTCGGACGGTTGATGGCGAAACGATACCTGTCATTTTATTCACCAAAGGCGGTATGCAATGGCTGGAAACAATCGCGGCTACAGGCTGCGATGCCTTAGGTTTGGACTGGACGATTAATATTGGTGAAGCGCATCAACGGGTAGGCTCCAAAGTAGCCTTACAAGGCAATATGGACCCCTGTGTACTCTATGCCTCGCCTGAGACGATTCGCGCTCAAGTCAAGCAAATCATCAGTGACTTCCCTGCTCCGACAGGTCATGTATTTAATTTAGGTCATGGCATTCATCAGCATATTAATCCTGATCATGTCAAAGTACTGGTGGATGCCGTACATGAGTTTGGGCGTGTGGGAAAAACGCTTAACTAA
- a CDS encoding Arc family DNA-binding protein — MTNKDTEIRTQIRIPKSVHTWLADRAKQNDRSMNAELVRILRERMEAEKQAKDAA, encoded by the coding sequence GTGACAAATAAAGATACTGAAATTAGAACTCAGATACGCATACCCAAAAGCGTACACACATGGCTTGCAGACCGTGCCAAACAAAACGATAGAAGCATGAATGCTGAATTAGTGCGGATATTGCGGGAACGAATGGAGGCTGAGAAACAAGCCAAAGATGCAGCTTAA
- a CDS encoding RNA methyltransferase: MTSVLDNLCIVMVQTSHPGNIGAAARAMKTMGVSDLRLIQPKDFNSPQTKAMASGADSILEHAKRVQTLSEALADCQVVIGTSARSERSLPWPQLTARECGEFVAPQLAGQKIALVFGRERTGLTNEELAQCQYLTHIPMAVDYYSLNIAAAIQLYCYECAMAVQGLKHPESTPAEGLGEPLATGAQLEGLYEHLEQTLIEVRYLDPENPRLLMNRLRRLFGRTHLTQSEMNILRGILAAFQGRKFRPRAQEKA, translated from the coding sequence ATGACTTCAGTATTGGATAATCTCTGCATTGTCATGGTGCAAACCTCGCATCCGGGTAATATTGGTGCGGCAGCTCGCGCGATGAAAACGATGGGGGTGAGTGACTTACGCCTGATTCAACCCAAAGATTTTAATTCCCCTCAAACTAAAGCGATGGCTTCGGGCGCAGATAGCATTTTAGAGCATGCTAAGCGAGTCCAGACCTTGAGTGAAGCACTAGCCGACTGCCAAGTAGTGATTGGCACGAGTGCACGTTCTGAACGCTCTTTGCCTTGGCCGCAATTGACCGCGCGTGAGTGTGGTGAGTTTGTAGCACCTCAATTAGCGGGGCAGAAAATTGCTTTAGTGTTTGGGCGTGAGCGCACGGGGTTGACTAATGAGGAGTTGGCCCAATGCCAGTATCTTACCCATATTCCGATGGCGGTGGATTACTACTCGCTCAATATTGCAGCAGCAATTCAACTTTATTGTTATGAATGTGCGATGGCGGTACAGGGGTTAAAACATCCAGAATCGACACCAGCAGAGGGATTAGGAGAGCCTTTAGCCACAGGTGCTCAGCTAGAGGGTTTATATGAGCACTTAGAGCAGACCTTAATTGAGGTACGCTATTTAGATCCAGAGAATCCGCGCTTATTAATGAATCGCTTACGACGTTTGTTTGGGCGCACGCATTTGACCCAAAGTGAGATGAATATTTTGCGTGGTATTTTGGCGGCGTTTCAAGGGCGAAAATTCCGACCAAGAGCACAAGAAAAGGCTTGA
- a CDS encoding AlpA family transcriptional regulator, translating to MTTTLKALDFKAVKEKTSLSRSHVWKLEQAGQFPKRFNIGARGVRWIESEIDEWLSNRAQAGDSRADKTA from the coding sequence ATGACAACAACACTAAAAGCCCTTGATTTTAAAGCCGTTAAAGAAAAAACCAGCTTAAGCCGTAGCCATGTGTGGAAGTTAGAGCAAGCGGGGCAATTCCCTAAGCGTTTTAACATTGGTGCGCGTGGGGTACGCTGGATTGAATCGGAGATAGATGAATGGCTTTCCAACCGAGCACAGGCAGGCGATAGCCGTGCAGACAAAACCGCTTAA
- the fur gene encoding ferric iron uptake transcriptional regulator, translating to MEEKDIKRAGLKITQPRLKILELLSTAPDRHMSAEEIYRRLLSNDEDIGLATVYRVLTQFEAAGLITRHHFEGTQAVFEISSEDHHDHMVCSKTGRVVEFFDEVIEQRQQAIAAAHGFKISGHSLILYGEFTQKADES from the coding sequence GTGGAAGAGAAAGATATTAAACGCGCTGGACTAAAAATCACCCAGCCACGCCTTAAAATTCTTGAACTATTAAGCACTGCTCCTGATCGGCACATGAGCGCTGAAGAAATATATCGCCGCCTATTGTCTAATGATGAGGATATTGGGTTAGCCACCGTTTATCGGGTACTGACACAATTTGAAGCGGCTGGACTGATTACACGTCACCACTTTGAAGGCACTCAAGCTGTATTTGAAATCAGCAGTGAGGATCATCATGACCATATGGTGTGTAGTAAGACGGGGCGCGTGGTTGAGTTTTTTGATGAGGTGATTGAACAACGTCAACAAGCTATTGCAGCTGCGCATGGCTTTAAAATTAGTGGTCATTCACTCATTCTTTATGGCGAATTTACTCAAAAAGCTGACGAAAGCTAA
- the bamE gene encoding outer membrane protein assembly factor BamE → MIKSIILASCMTIGLLTGCSSYKADIEQGNIVTQEELNQVKRGMSPTDVQMLLGTPLLKDDFNQNRWDYVFYLKQGNGTSKKQGVTVFFNNGVVSDLRLDQVGS, encoded by the coding sequence ATGATCAAATCAATCATTTTAGCTTCCTGTATGACGATAGGATTACTGACGGGTTGTAGCTCGTATAAAGCGGACATTGAACAGGGCAATATCGTCACACAAGAAGAGTTAAATCAGGTCAAACGAGGCATGTCACCTACGGATGTACAAATGCTTTTAGGTACACCCTTATTAAAAGACGATTTCAACCAAAATCGCTGGGATTATGTGTTCTATCTCAAACAAGGTAATGGAACCTCTAAAAAACAGGGCGTCACCGTGTTCTTTAATAATGGCGTTGTATCTGATTTACGTTTAGATCAAGTAGGCTCTTAA